From Dethiobacter alkaliphilus AHT 1, one genomic window encodes:
- a CDS encoding ATP-binding protein gives MKRQIVRIDENKCDGCGQCIPACAEGALQIVNGKARLIEDKLCDGLGECLGNCPQDALIIEERDADAFDEEAVEKHLEEQKKTQAQEQQPLGCGCPGTMARTMAPKKDAKPVTAEGETPSELGQWPVQLKLVNPAASYFKNADLLVAADCAPFAYADFHKDFLSGRALAIGCPKLDDAMSYVEKLAEIIRVNNLNSITVAHMEVPCCSGLISIVREAVKRAGVDIPVQTVKISLDGTANQPQKLSA, from the coding sequence ATGAAAAGACAAATAGTTCGTATTGATGAAAACAAGTGTGATGGCTGCGGCCAATGTATCCCCGCATGTGCTGAAGGAGCACTGCAAATTGTTAACGGTAAAGCCCGCCTGATTGAAGATAAGCTTTGTGACGGCCTGGGTGAGTGTCTGGGTAATTGCCCCCAGGATGCACTGATTATCGAAGAACGGGATGCAGATGCTTTTGACGAAGAAGCGGTGGAAAAGCACCTGGAAGAACAGAAAAAGACACAGGCTCAGGAACAACAGCCTCTGGGCTGCGGTTGCCCCGGCACCATGGCCAGAACAATGGCACCGAAAAAAGATGCCAAGCCGGTAACAGCGGAAGGGGAAACTCCCTCCGAACTGGGCCAGTGGCCTGTACAGCTTAAACTGGTGAACCCTGCAGCTTCCTACTTTAAGAATGCCGACCTGCTGGTAGCAGCCGACTGTGCGCCCTTTGCTTATGCAGACTTCCACAAAGACTTCCTCAGCGGCCGTGCCTTGGCCATTGGCTGCCCCAAACTGGATGATGCCATGTCATATGTGGAAAAACTGGCTGAAATTATTCGTGTGAACAACTTAAACAGCATTACCGTGGCCCACATGGAAGTTCCCTGCTGCAGCGGCTTAATCAGCATCGTACGTGAAGCAGTAAAACGTGCCGGTGTGGACATCCCGGTACAAACAGTAAAAATCTCTTTAGACGGAACCGCAAACCAGCCCCAAAAACTCTCCGCCTAA
- a CDS encoding YkgJ family cysteine cluster protein encodes MKKMAFGFKEIREHILDKPEDMTQYACTQMDAVQKVLKDMPDYTCPASCNDCCHGSILMSYVEYVGILKCLRERYSPEELEQLFAERLGVLEEEGKLLCPFVRDEREKEHCAIYTHRPLICRVFGTTASPCSVKELEPAHLPEAPFYRAYNMLYYMEDGSFIGLPLTDDLALYEAPFDIWAIADSGQTEELIDLFNEHGSMRAVICDVPQNRFFTLLPDGTRQYLE; translated from the coding sequence ATGAAAAAAATGGCCTTTGGTTTTAAGGAAATCAGGGAACACATTTTAGACAAGCCCGAGGATATGACCCAATACGCCTGCACACAAATGGATGCAGTGCAAAAGGTTTTAAAAGACATGCCTGATTACACCTGCCCTGCATCCTGCAACGATTGCTGCCACGGCTCGATTCTAATGTCTTATGTGGAGTATGTGGGAATTTTAAAATGCCTGCGGGAACGCTACAGCCCGGAAGAACTGGAGCAATTGTTTGCCGAGCGCCTTGGTGTCCTGGAAGAAGAGGGGAAACTGCTTTGCCCATTTGTGAGGGACGAGCGAGAAAAAGAACACTGTGCAATTTATACACACCGCCCTTTAATCTGTCGGGTATTTGGCACCACCGCTTCTCCGTGCAGCGTCAAGGAACTGGAACCGGCACATTTGCCGGAGGCGCCTTTTTACCGGGCCTATAACATGCTCTACTATATGGAAGACGGCAGTTTTATCGGCCTGCCGCTAACCGATGATTTGGCACTTTATGAAGCTCCTTTTGATATCTGGGCCATTGCCGACAGCGGACAGACTGAGGAATTAATTGACCTCTTTAACGAGCACGGCAGCATGCGGGCAGTGATATGCGATGTCCCACAAAACCGCTTTTTCACCTTGCTGCCTGATGGCACCCGTCAATACCTGGAATAG
- a CDS encoding tetraprenyl-beta-curcumene synthase family protein, giving the protein MTLSVWERSKDRAVIFPYIFRVFPMVEHDLKLWRVKASAIPDEELRRQALASMKMKRFHCQGGAIFSLYTGGKTREMVRFIVALQTISDYLDNLCDRVEGADDTTFRTLHQAMRAAVDTDLPLTHWYDSYPHQNDGGYLDLLVKVCRETVAAFPGYGDIKADLVGLVSLYSDLQVYKHMEKRLRVEQLVSWFEREKDPTLQLYWWEFAAATGSTLAMFALAAMASAGPVSSEQRRELLACYFPWVCGLHILLDYFIDLDEDREFGDLNFVSFYPTQMAMEEGLKQFAQEAMQRVETMPRSGFHRTVAIGLLAMYLSDPKASQSGRNKISQQLLRYGGTETFWLYKVCLALRSKGII; this is encoded by the coding sequence ATGACGTTATCTGTTTGGGAGAGGTCAAAGGATAGAGCTGTTATTTTTCCCTATATTTTTCGTGTTTTTCCCATGGTTGAGCACGATTTGAAGTTGTGGCGTGTGAAGGCTTCGGCCATTCCTGATGAAGAGCTGCGCCGGCAGGCTTTGGCCAGTATGAAAATGAAGCGGTTTCACTGTCAGGGTGGAGCTATTTTTTCTCTCTATACCGGTGGCAAGACCCGGGAGATGGTGCGTTTTATTGTGGCGCTGCAGACCATCAGTGATTATCTGGATAACCTTTGTGACCGGGTGGAAGGAGCCGATGACACCACATTCCGCACCCTCCACCAGGCCATGCGGGCGGCAGTTGATACCGATTTGCCGCTTACCCATTGGTATGATAGTTATCCCCACCAAAATGACGGTGGGTATTTGGATTTGCTGGTAAAGGTATGCCGGGAAACGGTGGCTGCTTTTCCCGGTTATGGCGATATTAAGGCTGATTTGGTGGGGCTTGTCAGTTTGTACTCTGACTTGCAGGTTTATAAGCACATGGAGAAGAGACTGAGGGTAGAGCAGTTGGTTTCCTGGTTTGAGCGGGAAAAAGATCCGACCCTGCAGTTGTATTGGTGGGAGTTTGCCGCTGCAACCGGTTCAACTTTGGCAATGTTTGCCCTGGCGGCCATGGCTTCGGCTGGTCCGGTGTCTTCGGAGCAAAGAAGGGAGCTGTTGGCATGCTACTTTCCCTGGGTTTGCGGCCTGCATATTCTGCTGGATTACTTTATTGATCTGGATGAAGACCGTGAATTTGGTGATTTAAATTTCGTTTCGTTTTACCCCACACAAATGGCCATGGAAGAAGGTTTAAAGCAGTTTGCCCAGGAGGCGATGCAGCGGGTAGAGACTATGCCGCGCTCCGGGTTTCACCGCACCGTAGCCATTGGTCTTTTGGCCATGTATTTGTCAGATCCCAAAGCGTCCCAGTCGGGCCGTAATAAAATATCGCAGCAGTTGCTGCGATATGGTGGAACGGAAACATTTTGGCTGTATAAAGTCTGTCTGGCTTTACGCAGTAAGGGTATTATCTGA
- a CDS encoding polyprenyl synthetase family protein yields the protein MNVYQMPIWELQSLPGLKQVEARLRELSRGEDSWTPLFSDSVIRGGKRLRPAMVLLCGSFYASPQTELVDMATAIELIHTASLVHDDVIDHAASRRGHPTVSAKWGDHQAVLYGDFLFARAFSLLTKHGQVGVLENMTRAISLMCEGEIEQAASRFNPNVTEADYISYIHKKTAYFISACCLAGAEACDMPPAEKKALATFGLQLGYAFQMIDDLLDYTANPGALGKPTLQDLKEGYLTLPVIRLLKEPRFALHVRKIIENRDFTANNMEFISRALQECGILQQTQERARTLIDRAKRNLEKLPQKPPKIILSRLADYVVRRTC from the coding sequence TTGAACGTATACCAGATGCCGATTTGGGAACTTCAGTCTTTGCCCGGCTTAAAACAGGTGGAAGCAAGGTTACGGGAGCTTAGTCGCGGTGAGGATTCCTGGACCCCTTTGTTTTCCGACTCCGTTATTCGCGGCGGCAAGCGACTGCGTCCCGCCATGGTTTTACTTTGCGGGTCCTTTTATGCATCTCCGCAAACTGAACTTGTGGATATGGCAACAGCCATTGAATTGATTCATACCGCTTCCCTTGTTCATGACGATGTCATAGACCATGCCGCTTCCCGGCGCGGCCACCCCACCGTTTCCGCCAAGTGGGGAGACCACCAGGCGGTGCTCTACGGTGATTTTCTTTTTGCCCGTGCCTTTTCCCTCCTGACCAAACATGGCCAGGTAGGAGTCCTGGAAAATATGACCCGTGCCATCAGCCTGATGTGCGAAGGTGAAATCGAGCAGGCCGCTTCACGGTTTAACCCCAATGTAACAGAAGCAGATTACATTTCCTACATCCATAAGAAAACTGCCTATTTTATTTCCGCCTGCTGCCTGGCCGGGGCAGAAGCATGTGACATGCCGCCTGCGGAAAAAAAGGCGCTGGCCACCTTCGGCCTGCAGCTGGGGTATGCGTTTCAGATGATAGATGACTTATTGGATTACACTGCAAACCCGGGAGCTTTAGGCAAACCGACGCTACAGGATTTAAAAGAAGGGTACCTGACCCTTCCTGTTATTCGCCTGCTTAAGGAACCACGCTTTGCACTCCATGTCCGCAAGATTATTGAAAACCGTGACTTCACCGCCAACAATATGGAATTTATCTCCAGAGCTCTCCAGGAGTGCGGAATTTTGCAACAAACCCAGGAAAGAGCGAGAACATTGATTGACCGGGCCAAGCGAAACCTGGAGAAGCTGCCCCAAAAACCACCAAAGATCATCCTGTCCCGTCTGGCCGATTATGTGGTGCGGCGCACATGTTAA
- a CDS encoding CoA-disulfide reductase yields MQHPLVIIGGVAAGMSAASKARRLQPDLPVVVFEKSEYVSYGACGIPYYLSDVIPDHNKMVIRTPQYYDERLGIAVLTKHEVLSIDTEAKELQVKDLDSGEIKKQPYSKLIYATGARAIVPNLPGVDLPGVYTLRTLNDGLKVKDALASPSVKRVVIVGAGYIGLEVAENLRLLGKEVQVIEKAERLLVNFDSEFSQIVSDELERNQVHVHTGEGLVAFRGNERVEAVVTEKGEYPCDLAILSIGVRPNCELAHNAGIKVGFKGAVVVDRQMRTNVPDVFAAGDCAETYHRLLHKNVYIPLGTTANRQGRLAGQNACGAPEEFAGVLGTSVAKIFDLAVSITGLTEETARDFGFDVLSTTVTTLDHAIYYPNPRKIRIKLVYDRKTATLLGGQIVGHEGVAHRADILATAITNGMTLGEFAEVDMCYAPPYKGVWEALTVAANVAETEWQQQK; encoded by the coding sequence ATGCAGCATCCTTTAGTTATAATCGGTGGGGTAGCCGCCGGCATGAGTGCCGCATCAAAAGCGAGACGCCTGCAGCCGGATTTGCCTGTGGTGGTTTTTGAAAAATCCGAATATGTTTCCTACGGAGCATGCGGAATCCCTTATTATCTCTCTGATGTGATTCCTGACCATAATAAGATGGTGATTCGTACACCACAATATTATGATGAACGACTGGGAATTGCGGTGTTGACCAAACATGAAGTTCTTTCCATTGATACCGAAGCCAAAGAACTACAGGTTAAAGATCTGGATAGCGGTGAAATCAAAAAACAGCCCTACAGTAAGCTGATTTATGCCACCGGCGCCCGGGCAATTGTTCCGAATCTGCCGGGAGTTGATCTCCCCGGAGTTTATACCTTACGCACCTTAAACGACGGCCTAAAAGTTAAGGATGCTTTGGCATCTCCCTCTGTTAAACGGGTTGTTATTGTGGGGGCCGGGTATATCGGGTTGGAAGTGGCTGAAAACCTGCGCCTGTTAGGCAAAGAGGTGCAAGTTATAGAAAAAGCAGAACGATTGCTGGTTAATTTTGATTCCGAATTTTCTCAAATCGTTTCTGATGAGTTGGAAAGAAATCAGGTACATGTTCATACCGGGGAAGGACTGGTGGCTTTCCGGGGAAATGAGCGGGTTGAAGCAGTGGTTACGGAGAAAGGTGAATATCCCTGTGATCTGGCAATTTTGAGTATCGGCGTGAGGCCAAACTGTGAGTTGGCTCATAATGCCGGCATCAAAGTGGGTTTCAAGGGAGCTGTGGTGGTGGACCGTCAGATGCGTACCAACGTGCCCGATGTTTTTGCTGCCGGTGACTGCGCTGAAACATACCATCGCCTGCTGCATAAAAATGTTTATATCCCACTGGGTACCACGGCCAACCGTCAGGGCCGGTTGGCAGGCCAGAATGCCTGCGGTGCGCCGGAGGAATTTGCCGGTGTACTGGGCACATCGGTGGCTAAAATTTTTGATTTAGCTGTGTCCATTACCGGTCTTACCGAGGAAACAGCCCGCGATTTCGGTTTTGATGTGCTGTCAACCACGGTAACTACTCTGGATCATGCCATTTATTATCCCAATCCCAGAAAGATCCGTATCAAGCTGGTCTATGACAGAAAGACTGCCACGTTGTTGGGCGGTCAGATTGTGGGGCATGAAGGGGTTGCCCACCGGGCGGATATTTTGGCTACCGCCATCACCAATGGTATGACATTAGGAGAGTTTGCTGAAGTGGACATGTGTTATGCGCCACCGTACAAAGGAGTGTGGGAAGCGCTGACCGTGGCGGCAAATGTAGCGGAAACTGAGTGGCAGCAACAAAAATGA
- a CDS encoding YqhV family protein: MLKEHTVFTMAALRILSGLLEVGAALIILRFNKIETALRVNGVLAVIGPTILLLGITLGVMGLSDRLPLGRMLMIYAGVFLIFWGTRRL, encoded by the coding sequence ATGCTAAAAGAACATACGGTTTTCACCATGGCGGCACTGCGGATTCTGTCCGGCCTGCTGGAGGTAGGCGCTGCGCTTATTATTCTCCGTTTCAATAAAATTGAAACGGCGCTGCGCGTAAACGGCGTTTTAGCTGTTATAGGGCCCACAATCCTGCTTTTGGGAATCACCTTAGGGGTAATGGGCCTTTCCGACCGTTTACCGCTGGGCAGAATGCTGATGATTTATGCCGGGGTATTTTTAATTTTTTGGGGAACACGTCGCCTGTAG
- a CDS encoding tetratricopeptide repeat protein — MGKKKSAIRRLDKKMVKIVVILAAAGMLFSVVAIGLAGGFMTPPAARGNLAGTIEDLEFQIRQYENSLESSPDNAALWTQLGNSYYQLALVYSEMDDAEKTAENFANAIEPYGKALEIEPDDVNVRVDRAVSAFYSDSYDLAEEQFEKAIETDPTHVQARYNYGIFQYFGRNNATAAIEQWNEVLELNPSDQQQLVANARGFIAQAEAEMNQLIGDPSQFEENSTEDEADAQTDDEETTEDDETEEN, encoded by the coding sequence ATGGGAAAGAAGAAAAGTGCTATTCGTAGGCTTGATAAGAAGATGGTTAAGATTGTGGTGATTCTGGCAGCAGCCGGCATGCTATTTTCTGTTGTTGCTATTGGATTAGCGGGAGGATTTATGACACCTCCGGCGGCTAGAGGTAATTTAGCCGGCACCATTGAAGATTTGGAATTCCAAATCCGTCAGTATGAAAACAGTTTGGAGTCATCCCCGGATAATGCCGCTCTGTGGACACAGTTGGGCAACAGTTATTATCAGTTAGCCCTTGTATACAGTGAAATGGATGATGCGGAAAAAACTGCCGAAAATTTTGCTAATGCAATTGAACCTTACGGCAAGGCGCTGGAAATTGAACCGGATGACGTTAATGTCCGTGTTGACCGGGCGGTCTCGGCCTTCTACTCCGACAGTTATGATTTGGCTGAAGAGCAGTTTGAAAAGGCCATCGAAACTGATCCTACCCATGTACAGGCACGTTATAATTACGGCATCTTCCAATACTTCGGCCGCAATAATGCCACTGCCGCCATTGAGCAGTGGAATGAAGTACTGGAGTTAAACCCCTCCGACCAACAGCAGTTGGTAGCCAACGCCCGCGGCTTCATTGCCCAGGCAGAAGCGGAGATGAATCAACTGATTGGTGATCCCAGCCAGTTTGAAGAGAACTCCACAGAGGATGAGGCGGATGCCCAAACCGATGATGAAGAAACAACAGAAGATGATGAAACTGAAGAAAACTAA
- a CDS encoding uroporphyrinogen decarboxylase/cobalamine-independent methonine synthase family protein, producing MQVIGGCATSAMGILPHKDVDKALEMAFSLDIPFWPQLPHVSYYEDMYVQFSEHFPGIKIDEEQRITLDTALFYEELPAYLEKSADPDTFALSEKYAYVFHRFLEHDLSKYPAIKGQVMGPISFGLRITDEDRKPIIFHDDVRMVLFEFTREKINHQYRVLRQHNPNPIIFFDEPGLEFVFNSISGYTSDMAKRDLADLLAGIDGIKGVHLCGNPDWDFLLNADIDVLSFDAYNRGDVIVRYESVQRFIEEGKVLAWGIVPSHIEQIENETEDSIIDRLEGLWDTLVAKGADKEKVVQNAQLAPATCNLVGPRNEEAVEQAYELLQRVAARLKEKYRLD from the coding sequence ATGCAAGTTATTGGAGGTTGCGCTACATCGGCGATGGGAATTCTCCCCCATAAAGACGTGGACAAAGCTTTAGAAATGGCCTTTTCCCTGGATATACCCTTTTGGCCACAGCTGCCCCACGTCTCATATTATGAAGATATGTATGTTCAGTTTTCTGAACATTTTCCCGGAATAAAAATTGATGAAGAACAGCGCATCACGCTGGATACAGCTCTCTTTTACGAGGAGTTGCCGGCATACCTGGAAAAAAGTGCGGATCCGGATACTTTCGCTTTATCTGAGAAATATGCCTATGTGTTTCATCGTTTCCTGGAACATGATTTGAGCAAGTACCCGGCCATTAAGGGGCAGGTGATGGGGCCCATCTCATTTGGCCTGCGGATCACCGATGAAGACCGCAAGCCCATAATTTTTCATGATGATGTCCGCATGGTCCTCTTTGAATTCACCCGTGAAAAAATAAATCATCAGTATCGCGTCTTGCGGCAGCATAATCCCAACCCCATTATCTTTTTTGATGAACCGGGCCTGGAGTTTGTGTTTAACAGTATTTCCGGCTATACCAGTGATATGGCCAAGCGCGACCTGGCCGATCTTTTGGCAGGGATTGACGGTATTAAAGGTGTCCACCTCTGCGGTAATCCGGACTGGGATTTCTTACTCAATGCCGATATCGACGTCCTTTCCTTTGATGCCTACAATCGTGGTGATGTTATTGTCCGCTATGAAAGTGTGCAGCGCTTTATTGAGGAAGGAAAGGTCTTGGCTTGGGGCATCGTTCCCTCCCATATAGAGCAAATCGAAAACGAGACGGAAGATTCCATTATAGACCGCCTGGAAGGACTCTGGGATACTTTGGTAGCCAAGGGTGCAGATAAGGAAAAAGTAGTGCAGAATGCCCAGTTGGCACCGGCCACATGTAATTTGGTTGGTCCCAGAAATGAAGAAGCGGTGGAGCAGGCCTATGAACTTTTGCAGCGTGTGGCTGCCCGTTTAAAAGAGAAGTACCGTCTGGATTGA
- a CDS encoding DUF1858 domain-containing protein produces the protein MANKIKPDMTIAQVLTDYPATAQVFMGLGIHCLGCPSATNETVHEAALKHGQDPTDLLNKLNAAAE, from the coding sequence ATGGCTAACAAAATCAAGCCTGATATGACAATCGCGCAGGTTCTCACTGACTACCCTGCCACTGCCCAAGTGTTTATGGGTCTTGGCATCCATTGTTTGGGTTGTCCGTCAGCCACCAACGAGACGGTGCATGAGGCGGCCCTCAAGCATGGACAGGATCCCACCGACTTGTTAAACAAGTTAAATGCTGCCGCCGAGTAA
- a CDS encoding MBL fold metallo-hydrolase yields MLFSRIESEGLSHYSYLFGTRGEAAVIDPRRDCEEYIEQATRAGMRITHIFETHRNEDYCIGSVELAARTGAQIWHADSQLEYGYGKPVTDGATWQIGSLRLRAMHTPGHTPGSVSYVLDDKEGSPWAVFTGDTLFAGDVGRVDLLGKEQSEELAGQLYDSLYNKILPLGDGILVCPAHGPGSVCGTAIADRPWTTIGQEKDKNPRLKFASRDEFIVNTAMMLERPPYFLQMEKLNVEGAPLLSTVPQLKHYDPQAFRKARENAVVLDVRSDISFSGAHVPGAISIWMGGLSGFAGWFLPYDKPILLIAEQHDLEIAVRQLIRMGFDNVLGTLSGGMLGWHTAGFASESVDTIIVQQLCRSLDDGLEPWILDVRTKEELDRDGRIPGAHHVHLTQLPRHLKEIPQNREVYIFCASGLRSMVAASLLKREGMENIVVVLGGLAGWSSTTCPIEK; encoded by the coding sequence TTGCTTTTTTCGCGTATTGAATCGGAAGGGCTTTCTCATTATTCTTATCTTTTTGGCACCAGGGGAGAAGCCGCGGTAATTGATCCCAGGCGGGACTGTGAAGAATATATTGAACAGGCCACCAGAGCCGGGATGCGTATTACCCATATCTTTGAAACGCACAGAAACGAAGACTATTGTATCGGTTCGGTGGAGTTGGCCGCCCGCACCGGCGCACAAATCTGGCACGCCGATTCTCAATTGGAGTATGGATACGGCAAACCGGTAACCGACGGAGCTACATGGCAAATCGGCTCTTTGCGGCTGCGCGCCATGCACACCCCCGGCCATACCCCCGGCTCTGTCAGCTATGTCCTTGATGACAAAGAAGGCTCACCCTGGGCCGTCTTTACCGGTGATACGCTGTTTGCCGGAGATGTGGGCCGGGTGGACTTGTTGGGCAAAGAGCAGAGTGAAGAGCTGGCCGGACAGCTATATGACTCACTGTACAACAAGATCCTTCCTTTGGGTGATGGTATACTGGTTTGCCCGGCACACGGGCCCGGTTCGGTCTGCGGCACAGCCATTGCCGACCGTCCCTGGACCACAATCGGCCAGGAGAAGGATAAAAACCCGCGGCTTAAGTTTGCAAGCAGGGATGAATTTATTGTAAATACCGCAATGATGCTGGAGCGTCCGCCCTATTTTCTGCAAATGGAAAAGCTAAATGTGGAAGGTGCGCCCCTGTTAAGTACCGTGCCACAGCTTAAACATTATGACCCGCAAGCTTTTCGTAAAGCCCGGGAAAATGCGGTGGTTTTAGATGTGCGCAGTGACATAAGCTTTAGCGGTGCCCATGTCCCCGGTGCCATTTCTATCTGGATGGGGGGCCTGTCCGGTTTTGCCGGTTGGTTTTTGCCCTACGATAAACCTATTTTATTAATTGCCGAGCAGCATGACCTGGAAATTGCCGTCAGGCAATTAATCCGCATGGGTTTTGACAATGTACTGGGTACGTTGTCGGGAGGTATGCTTGGCTGGCATACTGCAGGTTTTGCCAGTGAATCTGTGGACACCATCATCGTCCAGCAGCTCTGCCGTAGTCTGGATGACGGACTTGAACCCTGGATTCTTGATGTGCGCACAAAAGAGGAGCTAGACCGGGACGGGCGCATCCCCGGAGCGCACCATGTGCACCTTACTCAGCTTCCCCGGCATCTAAAGGAGATACCCCAAAACCGTGAAGTCTATATCTTCTGCGCCAGCGGCCTGCGGTCCATGGTGGCCGCCAGCCTGCTAAAGCGTGAAGGTATGGAGAACATCGTTGTGGTATTGGGCGGCCTGGCCGGCTGGAGTTCCACCACCTGTCCCATCGAAAAATAA
- a CDS encoding DUF1657 domain-containing protein produces MTVGSQLKQTIVSLKGIQGTAKVYATQAQHEKTRRAFSQASDKLEQILSDLEGRLQTLEFEEPQYKG; encoded by the coding sequence ATGACAGTCGGTTCGCAATTAAAGCAGACCATTGTCAGCCTGAAAGGCATACAGGGAACGGCTAAAGTCTATGCAACTCAGGCGCAGCATGAGAAAACTCGCCGGGCTTTCTCCCAGGCTTCAGATAAGCTGGAACAGATTCTGTCTGATCTGGAAGGCCGGTTGCAGACTCTGGAATTTGAGGAGCCACAATACAAGGGATGA
- a CDS encoding DUF421 domain-containing protein — protein MPEWLLFLFRSLGLFVIIFFFMRVMGKKHPTTSPFRFVANVVIAVLAALIIMEVVENLALGLVALGVWLVLPLLFDYLALRSKAVHDLLHGKETVLIKQGKIMEENLEKVRLTGEDLLKDLRAKDVFSVADVEFAVLETSGDINVMLKSDKKPITAFDMEWKVMPQTEPQTVILDGNVLHDPLTELGLTRSWIQTQLESSGVSLDNVFLGQVNSAGELYLDVFDDSMQLANPSVREMLFANLQKAEADLEKYAYETQDQQARDMFSENAQRIHSLTEELRPYLLR, from the coding sequence ATGCCTGAATGGCTGTTGTTTTTATTCCGTTCCCTGGGGCTGTTTGTAATTATCTTCTTTTTCATGCGTGTTATGGGCAAGAAGCACCCCACCACATCGCCATTTCGCTTTGTGGCAAATGTAGTGATTGCCGTTCTTGCCGCCCTGATAATTATGGAAGTTGTGGAAAACCTGGCTTTGGGCCTGGTGGCACTGGGCGTGTGGTTGGTTCTGCCTCTTTTGTTTGACTATCTGGCACTGCGCAGTAAAGCTGTCCATGATCTTTTGCACGGCAAAGAGACAGTACTGATTAAACAGGGCAAAATCATGGAGGAAAACCTGGAAAAGGTCCGGCTTACCGGTGAAGATTTGCTAAAAGATTTACGGGCCAAGGATGTTTTCAGTGTGGCCGATGTAGAGTTTGCGGTGCTTGAAACCTCCGGGGATATCAATGTGATGTTAAAGTCGGATAAGAAGCCCATCACCGCCTTTGATATGGAATGGAAAGTGATGCCCCAGACCGAACCGCAGACCGTAATCTTAGACGGCAACGTTCTCCATGACCCGCTGACAGAATTGGGCCTGACCAGAAGCTGGATACAAACGCAGTTGGAAAGTAGTGGTGTTTCCCTGGATAATGTTTTTTTGGGTCAGGTTAACTCTGCAGGGGAGCTATACCTTGATGTTTTCGACGATTCCATGCAGCTAGCTAATCCCTCTGTCAGGGAGATGCTCTTTGCCAACCTGCAAAAAGCAGAGGCAGACCTGGAAAAGTATGCTTATGAAACACAGGACCAACAGGCAAGGGATATGTTTAGTGAAAATGCGCAGAGGATACATAGTCTGACAGAAGAGTTGCGTCCGTATCTGTTGCGTTAG
- the spoVAC gene encoding stage V sporulation protein AC has protein sequence MSNKKFKKAPPPQQEFQFLAKAREPKRPVLTNCLRAFLVGGLISTIGQFFHWFYMTYFNFTEVSASNPTVATMIMIAALLTGLGVYDHIAQYAGAGTIIPVTGFANTVASAAIEHRSEGYVLGVGGNMFKIAGPVITFGVFSAFVLAIIRITIEKLGGM, from the coding sequence ATGTCCAATAAAAAGTTCAAAAAAGCGCCACCGCCACAACAGGAGTTTCAGTTTCTGGCCAAGGCACGCGAGCCAAAACGGCCGGTACTTACCAATTGCCTGCGTGCTTTTCTGGTAGGAGGCTTAATTTCCACCATAGGCCAGTTTTTTCACTGGTTTTATATGACCTATTTCAACTTTACCGAAGTCTCGGCCAGCAATCCCACGGTAGCCACCATGATTATGATCGCAGCTTTGCTGACCGGTCTGGGAGTTTATGACCATATCGCCCAATATGCCGGCGCAGGCACCATTATTCCGGTAACGGGTTTTGCCAACACGGTGGCCTCTGCCGCCATTGAACACCGCAGCGAAGGATACGTATTGGGTGTAGGCGGCAACATGTTTAAAATTGCCGGACCAGTTATCACCTTTGGCGTCTTCTCTGCTTTTGTTTTGGCCATCATCCGCATAACCATTGAAAAGTTAGGTGGAATGTAA